In Gimesia benthica, a single window of DNA contains:
- a CDS encoding AAA family ATPase, translated as MSDVQNESTGSPDLEITRESIDKLSSAYQQIHGEMSKVIVGQDDVIEQLLIALFSRGHCLLEGVPGLAKTLMISSLAQTLSMSFSRIQFTPDLMPADITGTDVLQENRESGEREFRFIPGPLFHNMVLADEINRTPPKTQAALLEAMQEHQVTVGQTRHLLSDPFFVLATQNPIEQEGTYSLPEAQQDRFMFKVYVKYPSFQEERQIARRTTSDSNDKIEHVLTAVDVLEIQKIVRQVPVSDHVIDYALALVRQTRINEPGTPDFINEWLSWGAGPRAVQNLLLGGKTRALLNGNAHVSTEDISALAAPVLRHRIVTNFAAESEGITSDLVIERLIKETPSKEGELTSDPRLQKIFAA; from the coding sequence ATGTCGGACGTACAAAATGAATCCACAGGATCTCCCGATCTGGAAATCACGCGGGAGTCGATTGATAAACTGAGTTCTGCCTACCAGCAGATTCATGGCGAAATGTCAAAAGTAATTGTCGGTCAGGATGACGTGATCGAACAGTTGCTGATTGCCCTGTTCAGCCGGGGGCACTGTCTGCTGGAAGGGGTACCCGGGCTGGCGAAAACCCTGATGATCAGCTCGCTGGCACAAACGCTATCGATGTCGTTCAGCCGCATCCAGTTTACCCCCGACCTGATGCCCGCCGACATTACGGGAACCGACGTACTCCAGGAAAATCGCGAGTCAGGCGAACGCGAATTTCGTTTCATTCCTGGTCCGCTGTTTCACAATATGGTCCTCGCGGATGAAATCAACCGAACGCCTCCCAAAACACAGGCAGCGCTGCTGGAAGCGATGCAGGAGCACCAGGTGACTGTCGGACAGACGCGACACCTGCTCAGTGATCCCTTCTTCGTTCTGGCGACACAGAACCCGATCGAACAGGAAGGGACCTACTCTCTGCCCGAAGCACAGCAGGACCGCTTCATGTTCAAAGTGTATGTGAAGTACCCGTCGTTCCAGGAAGAACGACAGATCGCCCGCCGGACAACCTCTGATTCTAACGACAAAATCGAACACGTCTTGACAGCCGTGGATGTACTGGAGATTCAAAAGATCGTACGACAGGTCCCCGTCTCGGACCATGTCATCGATTATGCACTGGCACTGGTCAGACAGACCCGGATCAATGAACCGGGAACCCCTGATTTCATCAATGAGTGGCTGAGCTGGGGAGCTGGTCCGCGCGCGGTACAGAACCTGTTGCTTGGTGGAAAAACACGTGCTCTGTTGAACGGAAACGCTCACGTCTCAACAGAAGATATCAGCGCTCTGGCCGCTCCCGTGTTGCGGCATCGTATCGTGACGAACTTCGCTGCGGAATCGGAAGGGATTACCTCCGACCTGGTGATTGAGCGTTTGATAAAAGAGACACCGTCTAAGGAAGGCGAACTGACCAGTGACCCAAGATTACAGAAAATTTTTGCTGCCTGA
- a CDS encoding vWA domain-containing protein, whose amino-acid sequence MTGLRLAVLIALIVIVFNPHERTQKMSFRPSRVAVLVDTSLSMRHPNELVSANASSPASRNVPSRMEAIEKLLADSPLIADLQKSHQVSVYTFDQALKGPHHVFQRASQDKTSNTEESADTTSTETDTKVDWNTLLQPQGLETRLGEQLGQLIREINGSTLSGIIVATDGASNAGTDLLSANEAAKEAKVRLITLGVGSPTRPANLQVSKIIAPTDVQFGDAFEITALLQAVGMPGKNITLELLKKLPGEAEPTVIESRDILLPTEDGLPLDVKFERTPAEEGEINYVIRVRGNQLAQDANAMDNELQHTVNVFSRPTRVLVIAGGPMRDYRFARTMLYRHPSIKSDVWLQSAPPGVSQDADQLLYEFPERADLFEYDVVLAFDVNWSLLSEEQMLNLNEWVSSGGGGIVLVAGDVYTPKMSLESDKYQSILDLYPVFINSFVRDYLDQEATQIRRIEWTQAGLDAGFLMLTDDPATSKELWETFPGLYRCYPSNGAKAAATVYAHFPDPKTQTEHGFSILMASQYFGEGRCFYLGSPEMWRLRSVDEDYYDRFWTKLIRNVGQGRTRRGTKRGTLILERDEYVLGQTVSVRVRLLNPEFQPLVQESVPMEVIDPRGRPLVPNLLLMQDQNRPGEYTASFRASLPGKYRFNVTVPNSKGQVVEGSLSVLLPRLEDESLSQNVKGLKELARDTGGAYLALEEAETIPTLLPDQGEEFLIDERLKTLWDQAWVFFLLAGLLATEWLTRKLFKLS is encoded by the coding sequence TTGACCGGGTTGCGTCTGGCGGTGCTGATTGCATTGATTGTCATCGTATTTAACCCGCATGAACGCACACAGAAAATGTCGTTCCGCCCATCCCGGGTCGCGGTACTGGTCGACACTTCACTCTCCATGAGGCACCCGAATGAGCTGGTCTCTGCGAATGCAAGTTCCCCCGCCAGTCGAAACGTCCCCAGTCGGATGGAAGCCATTGAAAAACTACTCGCGGACTCTCCTCTGATTGCAGACCTGCAGAAGAGTCACCAGGTCAGTGTCTACACGTTCGACCAGGCCTTGAAAGGGCCACACCATGTCTTCCAGCGTGCGTCACAAGACAAAACTTCCAATACCGAAGAATCAGCTGATACTACATCCACAGAAACGGATACTAAAGTTGACTGGAACACTCTGCTGCAACCTCAAGGGCTCGAAACGAGACTGGGGGAACAGCTGGGGCAGCTGATCCGCGAAATCAATGGTTCAACTCTGTCGGGAATTATCGTGGCCACCGATGGTGCTTCTAATGCAGGCACTGATTTACTCTCTGCCAACGAAGCAGCAAAGGAAGCCAAAGTTCGTCTGATTACTCTCGGGGTCGGCAGTCCGACACGACCGGCTAACCTGCAGGTTTCAAAAATCATCGCTCCCACCGATGTACAGTTCGGCGATGCCTTTGAAATCACCGCTCTGCTGCAGGCGGTCGGAATGCCTGGGAAAAATATCACACTGGAGTTGTTGAAAAAACTACCGGGAGAAGCAGAACCAACGGTAATTGAGTCTCGCGATATTCTATTGCCTACGGAAGACGGCCTGCCGCTGGATGTCAAATTTGAACGGACGCCCGCTGAAGAGGGAGAAATCAACTACGTGATCCGGGTGCGTGGCAATCAGCTGGCCCAGGATGCGAACGCGATGGACAACGAACTGCAACACACGGTGAATGTCTTCAGTCGCCCGACTCGGGTACTGGTGATTGCAGGTGGTCCGATGCGTGATTACCGCTTTGCCCGTACGATGCTTTACCGCCATCCCTCTATCAAGTCAGATGTCTGGCTGCAATCTGCGCCTCCAGGTGTCTCACAGGATGCAGACCAGTTGCTGTATGAATTCCCCGAACGAGCCGACCTGTTTGAATATGATGTCGTACTGGCTTTCGATGTGAACTGGAGCCTGTTATCAGAAGAACAGATGCTGAATCTGAATGAATGGGTCTCCTCCGGGGGCGGTGGTATCGTGCTGGTTGCCGGTGATGTCTATACCCCTAAAATGTCGCTGGAAAGTGACAAGTATCAGTCGATTCTCGATCTGTATCCGGTCTTTATCAATTCCTTTGTGAGGGATTACCTCGATCAGGAAGCAACACAGATTCGCCGCATTGAATGGACACAGGCGGGACTGGATGCCGGTTTCCTGATGCTGACCGATGATCCGGCGACCTCGAAAGAGCTCTGGGAAACCTTCCCGGGGCTGTATCGCTGTTATCCCTCAAACGGAGCCAAAGCTGCAGCGACGGTCTACGCTCATTTCCCCGATCCTAAAACTCAAACCGAACACGGTTTTTCGATTCTGATGGCTTCGCAGTATTTCGGTGAAGGCCGCTGCTTCTACCTCGGCAGTCCCGAAATGTGGCGTCTCCGATCCGTTGATGAAGATTATTATGACCGCTTTTGGACCAAACTGATCCGCAATGTCGGACAGGGACGTACTCGACGTGGTACGAAACGGGGGACCCTGATTCTCGAACGGGATGAGTATGTTCTGGGACAGACGGTCTCGGTACGGGTTCGACTGTTGAATCCCGAATTCCAGCCACTGGTTCAGGAATCGGTGCCGATGGAAGTCATTGACCCGCGCGGACGCCCCCTGGTTCCTAATCTGCTGTTAATGCAGGATCAAAACCGTCCGGGAGAATACACGGCCAGCTTCCGTGCCAGCCTGCCCGGGAAGTATCGTTTCAATGTGACCGTTCCGAATTCCAAGGGACAGGTCGTCGAAGGCAGTCTGAGTGTCCTGCTGCCGCGATTGGAAGATGAATCACTGAGCCAGAATGTCAAAGGTCTCAAGGAACTGGCCCGCGATACAGGTGGTGCGTATCTTGCACTGGAAGAAGCGGAAACCATTCCTACGCTGCTGCCCGACCAGGGTGAAGAATTTTTGATCGACGAACGCTTGAAAACCCTCTGGGACCAAGCTTGGGTCTTCTTCCTGTTAGCAGGCCTGCTGGCGACGGAGTGGCTGACACGAAAACTGTTTAAATTATCATGA
- a CDS encoding DUF58 domain-containing protein, translating into MTQDYRKFLLPEAISRISRLEIRARSIVEGFLSGLHRSPFFGQSVEFAQHREYAPGDDVRNIDWKVWSKTDKYYIKQYEEDTNLRTTLLVDVSESMQFGTGPLNKYEYGCTAAAALAYLLLKQQDSVGLVTFDDAIRSKVPALSKRTHLNSLLSALAAEKPAQKTDIYDVLKEVAETRSQKGTIILISDLFVNRESLFKGLRLLQYRGHDLMLLHILDDQELDFDYAGTTRFEGMEETGELVCDPRSLREGYLKAMHEFLHDVKRRCASNKFDYQTIRTSEYLDAALAHYLNHRIGMQQSIRQ; encoded by the coding sequence GTGACCCAAGATTACAGAAAATTTTTGCTGCCTGAAGCCATCTCCCGCATCTCGCGGCTGGAAATTCGGGCACGCTCGATCGTCGAAGGCTTTCTGTCCGGGTTGCACCGTAGTCCTTTTTTCGGCCAGTCGGTGGAATTCGCTCAGCACCGCGAGTATGCCCCCGGAGATGACGTCCGTAATATCGACTGGAAGGTCTGGTCGAAAACTGACAAGTATTACATCAAGCAGTACGAAGAAGACACCAACCTCCGCACCACCCTGCTCGTCGACGTCAGCGAATCGATGCAGTTTGGTACGGGACCGTTGAATAAATATGAATACGGGTGTACGGCAGCGGCTGCCCTGGCTTACCTGCTGCTCAAACAGCAGGACTCAGTGGGGCTGGTCACTTTCGATGACGCCATTCGCTCCAAAGTTCCTGCACTAAGTAAGCGAACTCACCTGAATTCACTACTGAGTGCCCTGGCGGCAGAAAAACCTGCTCAAAAAACGGACATTTATGACGTACTAAAAGAGGTCGCCGAAACGCGATCACAAAAAGGGACGATCATCCTCATATCCGATTTATTCGTTAATCGTGAAAGTCTGTTCAAAGGGCTGCGACTGCTGCAGTATCGCGGACACGATCTGATGCTCTTGCACATTCTGGATGATCAGGAGCTCGACTTTGATTATGCAGGTACGACTCGGTTCGAAGGGATGGAAGAAACAGGCGAACTGGTCTGCGATCCCCGCTCCTTGCGCGAGGGCTATCTCAAGGCTATGCATGAGTTTCTGCATGATGTAAAACGCCGTTGTGCCAGCAATAAATTTGACTATCAGACCATCCGCACCAGCGAGTATCTTGATGCCGCCCTGGCGCATTACCTGAACCACCGGATCGGCATGCAACAGTCGATCCGACAATAA
- the purL gene encoding phosphoribosylformylglycinamidine synthase subunit PurL, translated as MLCEVEIKPAENQIDREGARILKECQVLGANSIRSVQTAHSFLLEGNLDQAGLEQIARNLLADPVVETFEIRTLSSESTESGSTEPLLNVMFKPGVTDNVANSARDAIADLGLAIENVATCRKYWVNSDADSDEIDRMASKVLSNDAIEYVVRGPLLMDSIRLGSEYTFELVTVPIRDMNDSQLETLSREGQLYLNLAEMRTIKDYYVKQEKDPTDVELESVAQTWSEHCSHKTLAGRIHFRDGERDIHFENMLKETIFAATTEIRKSLGEKDWCVSVFADNAGVITFDDKQDVCFKVETHNHPSALEPYGGANTGLGGVIRDPLGTGLGGKPVCNTDVFCFAPPDISYDELPVGVLHPKAVATGVVSGVRDYGNRMGIPTVNGAVYFDERYLGNPLVYCGNVAMLPVGKSAKQQAQPGHYIVAVGGRTGRDGIHGATFSSAELTSESESLSGGAVQIGNAITEKMTMDVILEARDQELFSAITDCGAGGFSSAVGEMGEKTGAEVWLDKCPLKYAGLSYTEIWISEAQERMVLAVPPENWEAFEKLCADEGVEASVIGQFTDTQHLVLKYQDQIVGDLEMEFLHDGRPPIVRDAVYKTPEFTPLIPTQKDDYNKDLTAILSSLNVCSKEWIIRQYDQEVQAGSVVKPLVGVQNDGPSDAAVVRPDLTSTRGLVISCGMNPRYGDLSTHWMAASAIDEAIRNCVAVGANPNKIAILDNFCWGNTDRPETLGSLVAAALACQEFSIAYGSPFISGKDSLYNEFSYENEKGEKETVAIPPSLLISAIGQIPDVSRAITMDLKSPGNRIFLVGATRDELGGSHYALVNELEGGEVPQVDKEDAPLIFNALHSAIQQQLVRSCHDLSEGGLAVAAAEMAFAGGYGMKLDPTRLPEALELSTASLLFSESNTRFLIEVAPDKIAALQLCFGELPLVEIGEVIGNRQLTIKGTSGSNVINLGLDELKSAWKNPLAWD; from the coding sequence ATGCTTTGCGAAGTCGAAATTAAACCAGCCGAGAACCAGATTGACCGTGAAGGTGCACGGATTCTTAAGGAATGTCAGGTTCTGGGTGCGAATTCCATTCGTTCCGTGCAGACGGCTCATTCCTTTCTGCTGGAAGGCAACCTGGATCAGGCCGGCCTCGAACAGATTGCCCGTAATCTGCTGGCTGACCCGGTCGTGGAAACTTTCGAGATTCGCACACTTTCCAGTGAATCGACTGAGTCCGGATCGACCGAACCGCTGCTGAATGTGATGTTCAAGCCTGGCGTGACTGACAACGTGGCCAACAGTGCCCGCGATGCGATTGCTGACCTCGGACTGGCTATCGAGAATGTTGCCACCTGTCGCAAGTACTGGGTCAACTCCGATGCAGACAGCGACGAGATTGATCGCATGGCGTCCAAAGTTCTCTCAAACGACGCCATCGAGTATGTCGTCCGCGGTCCCCTGTTGATGGACAGTATTCGCCTGGGAAGCGAGTACACGTTCGAACTGGTCACAGTACCCATTCGGGATATGAACGACAGCCAGCTGGAAACCCTGAGTCGCGAAGGCCAGCTGTATCTGAATCTGGCTGAGATGCGGACGATTAAGGACTATTACGTCAAACAGGAGAAAGATCCGACCGATGTTGAGCTGGAAAGTGTCGCTCAGACCTGGAGCGAACACTGCTCGCACAAAACCCTCGCTGGCCGCATCCATTTCCGGGATGGTGAACGGGACATCCATTTCGAAAACATGCTCAAAGAAACCATCTTTGCTGCCACAACCGAAATTCGGAAATCACTGGGCGAGAAAGACTGGTGCGTCAGTGTCTTCGCCGACAACGCAGGCGTAATCACCTTCGACGACAAACAGGACGTCTGTTTCAAAGTAGAAACCCACAATCACCCCTCAGCCCTGGAACCATACGGTGGCGCCAATACGGGCCTGGGAGGCGTCATTCGGGATCCGCTGGGTACCGGATTGGGTGGTAAGCCGGTCTGTAATACCGATGTCTTCTGTTTCGCGCCTCCGGATATCTCTTACGATGAACTGCCTGTAGGCGTCTTACACCCCAAGGCGGTCGCCACCGGTGTGGTCTCGGGTGTCCGCGATTATGGTAACCGAATGGGAATTCCTACGGTCAACGGTGCGGTCTACTTTGATGAACGCTACCTGGGAAATCCTCTGGTTTACTGTGGGAACGTCGCGATGCTGCCCGTCGGCAAGTCGGCCAAACAACAGGCACAGCCCGGGCATTATATTGTCGCAGTGGGTGGCCGAACCGGTCGAGACGGGATTCATGGAGCCACGTTTTCCTCAGCAGAGCTGACCTCCGAGAGCGAATCCCTTTCAGGAGGTGCAGTACAGATCGGGAATGCGATCACAGAAAAAATGACAATGGATGTGATCCTCGAAGCCCGCGATCAAGAGCTGTTTTCCGCAATCACCGACTGTGGTGCCGGCGGTTTCAGCAGTGCTGTCGGTGAAATGGGTGAAAAGACGGGTGCAGAAGTCTGGCTGGACAAGTGCCCGCTCAAATACGCCGGCCTGTCCTATACGGAAATCTGGATCTCCGAAGCCCAGGAGCGAATGGTACTGGCTGTGCCCCCGGAAAACTGGGAAGCCTTCGAGAAACTGTGCGCTGATGAAGGAGTCGAAGCTTCTGTCATCGGTCAGTTCACAGACACACAACATCTTGTTTTGAAATACCAGGACCAGATTGTTGGAGATCTGGAGATGGAGTTTCTCCACGATGGACGACCGCCGATCGTGCGTGATGCGGTCTACAAGACACCGGAATTCACCCCGCTGATTCCCACACAGAAAGATGACTACAACAAAGACCTGACTGCCATTCTAAGTTCACTGAATGTCTGCAGCAAGGAGTGGATCATTCGCCAGTACGACCAGGAAGTCCAGGCAGGTAGCGTGGTCAAACCCCTGGTTGGCGTACAAAACGACGGTCCTTCCGATGCCGCAGTGGTACGTCCGGACCTGACTTCGACTCGAGGTCTGGTAATCTCCTGCGGTATGAATCCGCGTTATGGCGACCTGAGCACACACTGGATGGCGGCTTCAGCCATTGATGAAGCCATCCGTAACTGTGTCGCTGTGGGGGCAAATCCCAACAAGATCGCGATCCTCGACAACTTCTGCTGGGGCAATACCGACCGACCGGAAACCCTGGGCAGTCTTGTTGCCGCAGCCCTGGCTTGCCAGGAATTCTCAATCGCCTATGGTTCACCATTTATCAGTGGTAAAGACAGTCTGTATAACGAATTCTCCTACGAGAACGAAAAGGGAGAAAAAGAGACCGTCGCGATTCCGCCTTCTCTGTTGATCAGTGCTATCGGCCAGATTCCGGACGTGAGCAGAGCGATCACAATGGACCTCAAGTCACCCGGCAACCGGATCTTCCTGGTGGGTGCCACCCGAGATGAACTGGGCGGAAGCCATTATGCTCTGGTCAATGAACTGGAGGGGGGAGAGGTTCCGCAGGTCGATAAAGAGGACGCCCCGCTAATCTTCAACGCCCTGCACTCCGCGATTCAGCAGCAGCTGGTACGCAGCTGTCACGACCTGAGCGAAGGGGGCCTGGCTGTGGCAGCGGCAGAAATGGCATTTGCCGGCGGCTACGGAATGAAACTGGATCCAACCCGGTTACCGGAAGCATTGGAACTGTCCACCGCCAGCCTGCTCTTCTCTGAAAGTAACACTCGTTTTCTGATCGAGGTCGCTCCGGATAAAATTGCCGCCCTGCAACTCTGCTTTGGCGAGTTGCCCCTGGTGGAAATCGGGGAAGTCATCGGAAATCGACAGCTCACGATCAAGGGTACTTCCGGAAGCAATGTAATCAATCTCGGCCTGGACGAACTAAAGTCCGCCTGGAAAAATCCACTGGCCTGGGATTAA
- a CDS encoding BatA domain-containing protein encodes MEAWLTQHFVNSALVYTGVAMVAAPIIIHLINRFQYKRVRFAAMEFLLQSQQTNQRRVLLEQLLLLLLRILLIVCLLLLIARLILDPDQLSMFQGAKSHHVIILDDSGSMRNVWGEQSAFQEGLQVVRKIAAEGTSRPNTEKFSLILLSRADAPLFLQRDINEELINELDAKLGNLTCSHQSLDLNQGLEAAADLLNEDRAVIKTLHLISDFRKADWQEKKSVAATIEKLSSNDTTINLVRTVPDSQPNLAITELSGATEVAAVDVPLRLRVSVKNFGDKVAQDVRVSAFVDQNKLPMSIVFDKIEAGSEVSQDFDVVFNKPNLHQINVSLSNDALDSDNERFLSINVKQSNPVLIVDGNPSGNEWMYVQTAIAPDAAITGFAPSVENVDYLRRHPLNQFKNIYLLNVTELPLDAIDALETFVKNGGGLIWFAGPSVQPAFYNDKLYKEGNGLFPAPLEIAPRDLPARDSNTLVDLEVGDHPLFSVFAGQDNPLIEAVSIMRYFPISAEWLQNKAAAASGVSIIAKLRNQDPLILEHRLGKGRIITCLTSAGPVQTSEGEPWNSWALNPSYIVFQLELQKYLVQSRSHEQAETSGDPIAFSLDAATYTDEVEILTPVTAGGRTVRLKATPQQDSDASNSGDLKLITTFRETDQPGVYTVQLKRQDQTVESQMYAFNFPVTESNLELATTDELTAELGNSPSIQIQEPGEFQWIQGQEAGREITNTILIILFILLLCEQLLAYRLSYHPQTASVAA; translated from the coding sequence ATGGAAGCCTGGTTAACACAACATTTTGTGAATTCAGCACTGGTCTATACCGGTGTCGCGATGGTCGCTGCGCCGATCATTATCCATCTGATTAACCGCTTCCAGTACAAACGTGTCCGTTTTGCCGCCATGGAATTCCTGCTGCAAAGCCAGCAGACCAACCAGCGGCGGGTGCTTCTGGAACAACTGCTGCTTCTGCTGCTGCGGATTCTGTTAATCGTCTGTCTGCTGCTCCTGATTGCGCGGCTGATTCTCGATCCGGATCAGCTCTCTATGTTTCAAGGAGCCAAATCGCATCACGTGATCATACTCGACGACAGCGGCTCCATGCGCAATGTCTGGGGTGAGCAGTCGGCGTTTCAGGAAGGACTGCAGGTAGTCCGTAAAATTGCCGCGGAGGGGACGAGTCGTCCCAACACCGAAAAATTCTCTCTGATCCTGCTCTCCCGCGCGGACGCGCCACTGTTCCTGCAACGTGATATCAACGAGGAACTGATCAACGAACTCGATGCCAAGCTCGGTAATCTTACCTGTTCCCATCAGAGCCTTGACCTGAATCAGGGACTGGAAGCGGCTGCGGATCTGCTGAATGAAGACCGGGCGGTGATTAAAACACTGCACCTGATTTCCGACTTCCGTAAAGCAGACTGGCAGGAGAAAAAATCGGTCGCAGCTACGATCGAAAAACTGAGTAGCAACGATACTACGATCAATCTGGTCAGAACGGTTCCCGACTCACAGCCCAACCTGGCGATTACGGAACTCTCGGGCGCTACGGAGGTCGCAGCCGTCGATGTCCCACTCCGGTTGCGTGTCAGCGTTAAAAACTTTGGTGACAAGGTGGCTCAAGATGTCCGCGTCTCGGCGTTTGTCGATCAGAACAAACTGCCGATGAGCATTGTATTTGACAAGATTGAAGCCGGCAGCGAAGTCTCCCAGGATTTTGATGTCGTGTTCAATAAACCGAATCTGCATCAGATTAATGTCAGTCTGAGTAACGATGCACTCGACAGCGACAACGAACGTTTTCTGTCCATTAACGTAAAACAATCAAATCCAGTTCTGATTGTGGACGGAAATCCTTCCGGCAACGAATGGATGTACGTCCAGACCGCGATTGCTCCCGACGCCGCCATCACAGGATTTGCGCCCTCGGTCGAAAATGTCGACTACCTGCGCAGACACCCATTGAATCAGTTTAAGAATATCTACCTGCTTAATGTGACCGAGTTGCCTCTCGATGCAATTGATGCCCTGGAAACATTCGTCAAAAACGGGGGCGGCCTGATCTGGTTCGCAGGCCCCTCGGTCCAGCCTGCGTTTTATAACGACAAACTTTACAAGGAAGGGAACGGACTGTTTCCAGCGCCCCTGGAAATTGCGCCTCGTGACCTGCCTGCACGCGACTCGAATACGCTGGTCGACCTGGAAGTCGGTGACCATCCGCTGTTTTCAGTTTTCGCAGGTCAGGACAATCCCCTGATTGAAGCGGTGTCGATCATGCGTTACTTCCCGATTTCTGCCGAGTGGCTGCAAAATAAGGCTGCCGCCGCTTCGGGAGTCAGCATCATCGCCAAGCTAAGAAATCAGGATCCGCTGATCCTGGAACACCGACTGGGAAAAGGACGCATTATTACCTGTCTGACTTCTGCCGGTCCTGTCCAGACCAGCGAAGGAGAGCCTTGGAATTCCTGGGCACTGAATCCGAGTTATATCGTCTTCCAGTTGGAGCTGCAGAAATACCTGGTCCAGTCTCGCTCCCACGAGCAGGCTGAGACATCCGGGGATCCTATCGCCTTCTCACTGGATGCAGCGACCTACACCGATGAAGTAGAAATCCTGACTCCTGTGACGGCCGGCGGGCGGACCGTACGACTCAAGGCCACTCCCCAACAGGACAGCGACGCGAGTAACTCAGGTGACCTGAAACTGATCACGACTTTTCGCGAGACCGACCAGCCGGGTGTCTACACAGTACAGCTGAAGCGTCAGGACCAGACTGTTGAATCCCAAATGTATGCTTTCAACTTCCCTGTCACCGAAAGTAACCTGGAACTGGCGACGACAGATGAACTCACTGCCGAGTTAGGAAATTCTCCCTCAATTCAGATTCAGGAACCCGGTGAATTCCAGTGGATTCAGGGCCAGGAAGCGGGGCGGGAAATCACCAACACGATTCTGATCATCCTGTTTATACTATTGCTCTGTGAACAGCTGCTGGCTTACCGCCTGAGCTACCATCCCCAGACTGCGAGCGTTGCCGCATGA